The Pan troglodytes isolate AG18354 chromosome 15, NHGRI_mPanTro3-v2.0_pri, whole genome shotgun sequence genomic sequence tgggcaacaagagtgatactcgatatctcaaaaaaaaaaaaaaaaaaaaaaaagaagatagtgTCCTTTACAGAGCATGCTCTACAGAGCATGTCCCTGTGCCCCATCCTCCACAGCAAAAGCTGCCAAGCTTTTGTCTGTATGGCTggagctaactttttttttttttttttgagacagagtctctgctctgtcacccaggctggagtgcagtggcaggatcccagctcactgcaacctctgcctcccaggttccagtgattctcctgcctcagccttctgaggagctgggaccacaggcgcccgccatcacacctggctaatttttgtgtttttagtagagatggggtttcaccatgttgcccacgctggtcttgaactcctgagctcaactgatccatcacctcagtctcccaaagtgctgggattataggtgtgacccactgtgcctgacctttctttcttttcttttcttttttgtagtttttgagacagggttttgctctgtcccccaggtaggagtgcagttgcacaaacatggctcaggcgtgccaccatgcctggctagttaaaaaaattttttttttgtagagacagggtctcgccatgttgcccaggctggtcttgaattcctaggcttgagcaatcctcccacctcggcctcccaaaatgctgagattacaggcgttagccaccatgcctggctcacgttttcttttataaactctaattctttctttttgagacagaattttgctcttgttgccctggctggagtgcagtggtgcaatctcctcctcccaggatcaagcgattctcctgcctcagcctcccaagtagctgggattacaggtgcccgccatcacacctggctaatttttttgtatttttagtagagacgggtttcaccatgttggccaggctggtgttgaactcctgacctcaggtgatctgtccacctcggccttcaaagtgctgggattacaggtgtgagccaccgcaccggccttTATAAACTCTAATTCTTTATTCTTGGTTTAATCTTGAGACTGCATTGAATTTTGCTTGTTTATTCCACTTTTTCTTTTGAACAGGAGTTGTAATTTTTAGTGACTTAATACTCTGGAGATTGAAAAGAACTGGTGTTTAAATACTATAGTCTaacttttttacttcatttttcctttctaggGCATTCTGTTTGCTAGTTAGGTGTTTGCCATTATCTGCTTCTTGGCACGTGGCATGTAGTGGTCTTTGGAGAAGTCTTAACAGTTGTAGGCAGGGTGGTTCTCATAGCTAAAATGGTGGTATATGTTATTGCTTAGGACTCTGCATGGTATAGTGTTTATGTTCTCTGTAAGAAATTCATATTCTAAGGTTTAAGTGGTTACTCTGTTGTTTCTCTTGGTAATGGGAAAGGAAATTCTTGATTTTCCTAAGatgatataaatttttttttttaaggatatgaTATTCACTTTCATGACAAGAAAATCCTGTTGCTCGAAGCAGGTCCAAAGAAAGTACTGGAGAAATTGTCAGAAACTTACAGCAACAGGGTCAGCTCCATTTCCCCTGGCTCTGCAACGCTTCTCAGTAGTGAGTAGAAGATCCTCCTTCAAAGATCCAATCTCCTTTCCTACTTAGCTCTCTAGTGTATCCCATGGGGCAGAGTCATCAGAGCATCTGACAAGGAGGGAGCTcactgaggtgggtggagagaGGGGGTGGGATTGGTAGTCTAGGGCAGAGTTGAAGATGTGGACCCCTGCAGTTGCTACTGCCTCAACTCCCTGTCTGAGGAATGCATCCTTGAGGCATGTGGGTCCATCATGTTGACTTCACTTGTGATGTTGTGTCATTATGAATTGGTGGAACTGAAATCATATGAACTAATCATGAACATTCACTTTGAATAGCAGTGCTCTCTTCATCCTGAGTCAAGCCCTCTAGCAAGCTAGGGAGCTTACACGTGAAATTCCCTTGGGGTGCAGATGAATAATGTGTGCACATGGAACCAGTTAGCAAATTGTCATTAGGTCTGCTAGATGTTTCCCTCAGACCATCCTGTCTGAAACCACCCCATCTCAAATTGAACTCTTCCATCACTTTCTAGCCCCTTTCCCTgctctatttttcttcataatgctTACTACTACCTGGCATTatattatgtgtttgttttttattgtccATCTCTCCAATTAGAATGTTAACTGCAGAAGGCCAGGGACTTTGTCCATTGGTTTCCCACTTTACTGTATTTGGCACATAGtcggtgctcagtaaatatttcctcAATGAATAAATCTGTTCAGTGCTATGAAGAGCTAAAAAATAgaacataggccaggcacagtcaTGGGTACCTATAGTCCtggccacttggaaggctgagatgggaggattgcttgagcccaggagtttaagtctagcgtgggcaacataccaagaccttgtatcttgaaaaagaaaaaacaaatggttTCAAGTTACTAgaaattctttgtaaaaataatttttcaaaaattgtctTTAGGAGGTTTATAACTTCAGTAGGatgatgaagaaaaagaacaatatggatttggggccgggtgcggtggctcacgcctgtaatcccagcactttgggaggctgaggcaggcggatcacagggtcaggcgattgagatcatcctggctaacacggtgaaaccccgtctctactaaaaatacaaaaaaataagccgggcatggcggcggatgcctgtagtcccagctgctgcggaggctgaggcagtagaatagggtgaacccgggaggcagagcttgcagtgagccgagatcccgccactgcactccagcctgggctacagagcgagagtccgtctcaaaaaaaaaaaaaaaaaaaaaaaaaaaaaaaatacatggattTGGTTTTCGTTTTTAATTTCCCCTACTTTATGTGATCATGGAagctgagtcttttttttttttttgagacggagtctcgctctgtcgcccaggctggagtgcagtggcacgatctcggctcactgcaagctccgcctcccgggttcaggccattctcctacctcagcctccagagtagctgggactacaggcgcccgccaccacgcccagctgattttttgtattttttagtgaagatgaggtttcacggtgttagccaggatggtctctatctcctgatctcatgatccgcccgcctcggtctcccaaagtgctgggattacaggcatgagccaccgcgcccggcagaagCTGGGTCTTTTTTCATGCTATGCAACCTGGAACTGGGGAACAGAGTAGCTTAGGTACTAACATCAAACAAGATAGAAGTGGAGAGTATTATTTAAGAACACTGAAAACAACCTCTTACGTAACAGGATGGAGGGACAAGGGGGAGCCCAGGTCCTTGTGAAGTCACTCTGGTCTATAGATCCTTTCTTTTGTAGGTTTTGGTGCCTGGGACCATATCTGCAACATGAGATACAGAGCCTTTCGGCGAATGCAGGTGCCCCTTTATCTTTTCAATTTTGTCAAGATGTCTTGGTCTGTCTTGTGTTAAGATATTGGAGTCCACTTTCTCCAAGTGTTCTGTGAATGTAGGAGGAATCAGACAAGGTTCACATTCAGTCCGAGGAAGTGGGGAGAAGCATTCCCAGGagaattttcttctcattttatattttcctacCACAGAGGCTGACAAATTGTGATTTTCTGCTCTGTCACTTGGGAAAGCAATATTGTTTCTGATTGGAGTGATGTTTCCCTCTTGGTTTTAATGCAGACTTTCCTTTTGTGTTTCCAGGTGTGGGACGCCTGCTCAGAGGCCCTGATAATGTTTGATAAGGATAATTTAGATGACATGGGCTATATCGTGGAGAATGATGTCATCATGCATGCTCTCACTAAGCAGTTGGAGGCTGTGTCTGGTGAGGCCCCCATCTTCCATCTTGCATTCATTGGGAAGTGAACTGCTTAGGACTTACTGGAAGAAAGGATCTCTTTTACAATATTCAGTGTCCACCATAAAGAAATCCTctgatggccgggtgcggtggctcacgcctgtaatcccagcacttttggaggctaaggcgggcggatcacgaggtcaggagatggagaccatcctggctaacatggtgaaaccctgtctctactaaaaatacaaagaaacaattagccgggcatggtggcgggcgcctatagacccagctactcgggaggctgaggcaggagaatggcgtgaacccaggaggtggagcttgcagtgagccgagatcacgccactgcactccagcctgggcgacagagcaagactccgtctcaaaaaaaaaaaaaaaattcctctgatGATTATTTCACGGTGCTGGAtacttagaagtggaattgctgggtcatataataattctatgtttaatattttcagaagcTGCCAAACTTTTCTGAAGAGGCTATACAATTTCACTTTCCCACCAGTCtataagggttccagtttctccacatcctcaccaacgcttattttccttctgtaaaaaaaaaaccgTAGCCATCCTGTTGAgagtgaagtggtatctcattgtagtagtggttgcatttccttaataactaatgatgctgagtatcttttcatgtccttactggccatttgtgtatccactttggagaaatgtctgttcaaaatattttgcctgtttttaaattggattatttgtttttgagttataggagttctttatatattttaaatataaatttatcagTTGTGCGGTTTGCAAATATCTTAATGttctagagagagaaaaattggaAGTAACTTAAATGCTTTTTGATATTGGATAGTAGTTcatgcagtgaaccatgatgtagcttttaaagataatttgaatCTAAAATTTAATAACTTATAAATTTGTTCCATAATATATTGGGTCATATGATCAcacttgtgtgtgcatgtacatgcatAGGAAATTGTCTGGAAAGTCATACACCAAAGCTGTAATTGCAGTTGTCTCTGAGTAGTTTAAGGGTGATTTTTCTccacttgaacctttctttgttgTCCAGACTTCTACAGcgagcttattattattattattattattttttttttggagatggagtctcgctctgtcgcccaggctggagtgcagtggcacaatctcggctcactgcaagctcggcctcccaggttcacaccattctcctgcttcagcctctggagtagctgggactataggcgcctgccaccgtgcccagctaattatttgtatttttagtagagatggggtttcaccatggtctcaatctcctgacctcgtgatccacccacctcagcctcccaaagtgctgggattacaggcgtaagccactgtgctggccctcTATTATTTAAATCGCTTTGTTGACAGTATGACTGACTGACATACAAAAAGCTGTAAATGATGTATATACAGGCTGATGTTTTTGGagatagtgttttgttttgttttgagacaaggtcttgctttgtcctccctggctggggtgcagtggcttaagcaatcctctcacctcagcctcctgactaactgggacgacaggtgtgcaccatcacgcctggttaattttttgtaaagatggggttttaccatgttgctcaggctggtcttgaactcctgggctcaagtgatcctcctgcctcagcctccctaagttctAGGATTACGAGCATGAGCCACCCGTGCCTGGCCATAGAGCGTATTGTTTTTAtgaccagaaaaataaaatgatttccaGCTGGAAGAAAATCTTTTGTAGTCTAGGATTTGTTTCAGCCTATGGTATTCCCAGCCTGTCTACTGTAAAAGCAAACACGGGCTCATTTAAGCGTAGAGTGAAAATGGAGGCGCAGAAGCATGTGGACAGTAAGAAAGAGTGCCTCTGACAGAGTTCACTGAGAActtcaatgtctttttttgaCATTGAGTTATCTCTGTGGCTTCTGTCATTTATTAGCTCAGACCACAGCAttaattactgatttttttaatcttaaatgaCAAGACACTGCTGTCCTGGGACCTTGCTTTAGGTTTAGTTATGGCTTTTTCCTCAGCCTATGTGGCCcacctttctaattttttttcctctcttttgacCTCCCCAGACCGAGTGACGGTTCTCTACAGGAGCAAAGCCATTCGCTATACCTGGCCTTGTCCATTTCCTATGGCCGACTCCAGCCCTTGGGTTCATATCACCCTAGGTGATGGCAGCACCTTCCAGACCAAATTGTTGGTAGTTGAAGATTGTTATTTTGCTAGGGGTCTTGTATATCTACATCTTATCCTAGATTCTAGGGACTCTGGTTTTAGATTTAAGCCATAGTTTAATTTTAGGCAAAACTTTTGGTTATGAGGACCAGTACCTATTCAGGCCAGCTCAAGTGGAGATGGTCTCATCGTAAATCCTGTACAGGGAGCAATCTCATGGGCCGTCTTAGGTTGTGAAATAACAGATAGCTGGGCCTCACAGGACAGGCACCAGAGTGTCGGGAATGGAGGCTGTTCTTTCCCTCTGAGGAGTCTGTGGTCATTGATCTCTTGcctctcatttttctcctttctgctcACAAGCTTCCCTTTTTGCATGGCAGCCATTCCTAACCCTACATCAGAACTATTCAGCTCCAGTGCGTGCCCCATACTGAAACTTTCCTTATTGCTCTCTAGTTCAAATATCAGGAGGGCCTGGCTGAGTTTAACTCATGGCTGGCACCTGTTCAGTCATGTCCAGCTTTGGCTCTTTTGGCTGAGGCTGATGTGACAGTGCAGgggctccacctctaggggctGTGAGTGAAGCAGGCCTGATGGAATTATCCTGCCACACAACAATCAGAGCTGGAGGAAACTTTAGGGGGCAGAGAAAAACTTCTGAAGCAGTTTATGAAGAGGCTGGAAGACTTAGCAGGCTCATGTGTCCATGCAGATAGGTGCAGATGGTCACAACTCCGGAGTACGGCAGGCTGTTGGAATCCAGAATGTGAGCTGGAACTATGACCAGTCTGCTGTTGTGGCTACTCTGCATTTATCAGAGGTAAGATCCTGAGCTGCCATCTGGGGACTTTATTCATAGGCACTAGGTACTTCACAGAGAAACTCTTCTCCTCTCTGTTGCAGGCCACAGAAAACAACGTAGCCTGGCAGAGATTTCTTCCCTCTGGGCCTATTGCTCTGCTCCCGGTAAGAGGTCCTTCTGGCCAGTCCGCCTACATGCATGCAGCCTTTCCTCTTCACTTTCTCTCAGCCTTTTTCTGGTTTCAAGGGAATCTGCCCAGGCTGTTTGTAAgttccctttttgtctttttatgctTGAGAGTTTCCAAGTGCAGCAGAGTCTTAGCCGTTGGTATTGGTGTTCTTTTGACACAGCTCTCAGACACCTTGAGTTCCTTGGTTTGGTCCACGTCCCATGAACATGCAGCAGAGCTAGTTACCATGGATGAGGAAAAATTTGTGGATGCCGTTAACTCTGCCTTTGTGAGTATCAATTTACCCAGCTGATGATGTGTTGCAGGGGGAGATAcagaaaggtgtttttttttttttttttgaaacggagcctTGCCAgggtggagcgcagtggcacgatcttggctcactgtgcaatctccgcctcccgggttcaagcgattctcctgcctcagcctcccaagtagctgggactacaggcacgtgccaccacgcccagctaatttttgtatttttagtagaaatgaggtttcaccatgttggccaggctggtctcaaactcctgacctcaagtgatctgcctgccttggcctcccaaagtgctgggattacaggcgtgagccactgcacccagccagaaaggtGGTTTTGAGTCAGGAAAAAGGAGTAACCAGTCAGCTGTCCCTTTGTACTTTGTAACTATAATGCTTGGTCTGGATTATGTGGAGGAGTGTATACACGGAAATgcaaaacaatagaaataataaataataaccttTTGAGGGTTGTGGGCTGCTGTTAGGCTGACTGAAACAGCTGCCTGGGTGGTGGTTAGCATTGGCCTTTTTTTGAAGCTGTAACACTTGGATTATTTTGAACAGTTCTACTAGGTTGCAGCTACCTGAACCTTTCAAGCCTGATTCATTGGAAGTATTCCTAGGGAAAGGCCGAGCGAATTTCAGCATGGGGCTTAAGAGTAAGCTTAGTAGATAGATGTGGGTTCAAAAATGAACAGGTTCTACCTGTTCATTTCCTGGAAAATGTAAATAGTATCACTAACTGCTCAGGATTGAATAAAGACTTTCAAAATGAGAGAACTTTTGTAAAATCCATGGAACATCTTTAGTACattgtaggtgctcaacaaatactaATAATTCTGGAGTAGACACAGCCTTTGGATAATATGGGTACCAGTATTACTTTTGGAGCCTAAATGACACTCAAAGCCTGCTACCTTCACACCAAAGACTCCACTGCTGTGTAGTAGCAACAAGAATAAAGGGAACTGAACATACTGAAATGGATTCCGAGATAAATGGTGAACACTACCCTACTCTGGGCCATTTAGTATATATTCCTGGCACAGGTCTAGGTCCTCTGCAGTGCAGTCATTCACCATTAATTGTCCTTTCTATGTAGCAGGCTCTGGAGATACTGAGAACAGTCTCCGCTTTCAGGAAGTTCATAGTCAAGTAAGGAAGACCGTAAATGACAATCTCCGTACAGTGATAGAAGTATGCATAGGATGCTGTGGAAGCATACAGGGGGGAAACACAGAGAAAGACTGGAGGAGTTAAAAAGAGGCGACGTCTTCTGGATGCTCTGAGATGTTATCCTAATGAAATAGAGACGGGCATTCTAAGCAGAGGAGAGTCATGGAGGTAGAAGGATACTGTGTGATGAGCTATACTGTGGCTGGTGCGTGGTTATTGAGGGTGGGGACTAGTGAAAGGTGAAGCTCAGAAGTAGGCAGGGGCCAGCTCATGTACAGTTTGGCTAGATCTTAAAACCTCTGGGGAGTGATGAGAAGTTGCTTTTCACTTGAGGGGCTTATCACTTGTCAAGATCAATGTAGGCAAGTTGGGTAGCATTAGCCTAAGCTTTGGTTACAAACAAGAtttctttattgaatttttaattccCTGCTACTCACATTTCACCTTGTTTGTCTTGTGGCTGATGCTGCTCAGTGGAGTGATGCTGACCACACGGACTTCATCGACACAGCTGGTGCCATGCTGCAGTATGCTGTCAGCCTTCTGAAGCCCACTAAGGTCTCGGCTCGCCAGCTGCCCCCAAGCGTAGCCAGGGTGGATGCCAAAAGCCGAGTTCTGTTTCCTCTTGGGTTGGGACATGCTGCTGAGTACGTCAGGCCTCGGGTGGCGCTCATTGGGTAAGACGATAACAGAGCAGGGCCACTCCCTTCTCACTTTGCTGCCAGAGGTCACACCTGAACTCTGCTTTATTCTTAGGGATGCAGCCCACAGAGTCCATCCGCTTGCAGGACAGGGTGTCAACATGGGCTTTGGGGATATCTCCAGCTTGGCCCATCACCTCAGTACGGCAGCCTTCAATGGGAAGGACTTAGGTAAGGATTCAGGTACTATGGGGAAGTATCCAGAGGTCATATAGTTAGGCAAGATCAGGGCCCACAGTAGCAAGAGGGAGTGGACATAAAATATATCTGGTTTGCTAGGAGATGGAAGAAAACCTTATTATTGGATTAGGGATTTAATCTTTCCTCTGCCCTTCAGGTTCCATGAGCCACCTCACAGGTTATGAAACAGAAAGACAGCGTCACAACACTGCTCTTCTGGCTGCTACAGACTTACTAAAAAGGCTCTATTCTACCAGTGCCTCCCCGCTTGTGTTGCTCAGGACGTGGGGCTTGCAGGCCACAAATGCAGTGTCTCCACTCAAAGTAAGAGGTTGCTCAGAGGAATGACTTTGCAAACAGCTcttaatttcttttgcttttttttgaaacagagtcttggtcttatcgcccaggatggagtgcagtggcacaatttccactcactgcagcctctgcctcccaggttcaagtgattatcctgcctcagcctcccaagtagctgggattacaggcgcccgccacacctggctaattttcttatttttagtagagatggggtttcaccatgttggccaagctggtcttgaactcctgacctcgtgatccgcctgcctcggcctcccaaagtgctgggattacaggcgtgagccactgcggctggccCACAGCTCTTAATttctttgaattaattttcttggctgtaaaattattatctttatgTGTTTGCCTTCCCAAGGGTTACAAGCAGAAGAGTACTTGCTAGGCTTTTAGGTGTTACGGCCCACATCTAAGCAATAACTATGTATAAAAAGGGCTTAAAAATAGTGAATagggagtgtggtggcacatgcctgtagtcctagctattcaggagactgaggcaagagggtaatttaagcctaggagtttgaggctgcagtgagctatgatcacatcattgttactcagactgggtgacagagttaagaccagtctcttgaaaaaaaaaatgaatagggaTTTCTAATGATGATGTTTAAGCTCCTTTTGCTGCTTGACTAGTTTCATCCCTGAGAACTTCCATTTAAAGATATGTTTTTTctgatgggtgcagtggctcacacctgtaatcccagcactttaggaggctggggagggaggattgcttgagcccaggagtttgaggctgcagtgagctatgatcacaccactgcactccagcccagtcaacagagtgagaccctgtctctaaaacgtgtgtatatgtatgtatatttttctttttttagctgaAATAAAACAAGGACACTTGGGAAGAATACCTACGTGATTATTATctacaataattattttcttcaccTTACTGTGTTAAGAGtttcattcacttttattttttctccaggaACAGATTATGGCCTTTGCAAGCAAATGAGTACTCCTCTCCTAAAGAAAGATTACGTTGATGAAAAAGAACATCCTGCCCAGGACCCATCATACATATTTTCAAgatcttatttaatttaataaacttactttacattaaaattctctttttcttctttgcttaatGGGCCTGTGGCACCCAAATAATGAATGATAATTTGCTGTGAGGAGCGTATATTGGCCAGACCAAAGGAAAAAACTTCGAAGGAAGACTTACAATTTGGTTGAAAAGAGCTTTTTATTACTAAAAAACCCACAAGGTGCTGTCTCACTCATTTCCAGTTGTTAATCATTTCTAAAGagaaaatttacattttgttttaatgttgGTCATAAATTTATAGTTGTTTTTTGATAGAGGTAAGAATTAGACTCGATGCATTTTTGTTAGAATTGCTGTTTAAATGTTAACATCagaatgcaaattaaatataaattgctTTAACCTTTGTTACAGGTATACTGGACTTTCTGAAAGGAAAACCAGGTCTCATTAATGCTAGTTATTACTTTATCACAGCACcagatttccattttatttatggtTCCTCTCTGGGACACCACTGTCGgtttaataaaacaataaataattcattGCACAGGTCCGAAGACCTCAGGAACCAGATCACAAGGGAAACCGATTAGCAGCAGAATTTGTTCATGTTTGGTGGCAGACTGGTGGCCAACTGGAGGGAGGGGAGTTTTACTGTGGGTTTTTGAAGAGGTCTCGTCACAAGACCAGAGATGCCTCTTGAAGAGATTTTTAGGTTGTGGGTTTGCTTACTCTAAAGAACATCTTGCCCAGAAGTCTGATTTGAGATGAAATGAAGAGAAACAGTCTGCTTTTGAACCAAGTAAGGTATTCTTGGGAATAATTTTTAGAGCCATGAGAAATCTATTCTTACAGGGGTGCTTTTCAGGCAAatgcagaaaatttaaaagattctAGAACAAAAAAGTGACAATGTCACAACCTTGCTGGAATCtcaggaaaaagaatgaaagatggCAGCTGCTGTGAAAAGCTGTGTGACTCCTGGCGGAGACTGCAGGGACAAGGTCATCTttcacaaaaaatggaaaggtgGCCTAGATGAGGAGGATACAGACTCTCCAGAAGTTATGCAAACAAAATCAGGCAAGACGAAGAATTTTAAGGCACACCTCCATTGGCCCACAGAGAGTGTTCTTCATATGACAATGATGTTAAACACCATCTGTCAAGTACCAGGCCATGtcctaagtattttaaatatgttaacaCATCTACAAAGAGGAAACTATTAGAATCTGTAGGACCTCTTAAGCCCAAAGGGTCTACTGCAGGCAGGATGGgcgttacagaaaaaaataaaaactctcattCCAGATTGCTCCTAAGATGGACAAATTGGTTACTTCTCCAGAAGGTCTAATCAAGGTTAACAAAATAGGTAAGTTCGTGGAGTTAGAATGCATCTACCCTGGAGTTCGGAGGTATTTGGGATGACCAAAGGAGTCTGCTGGACAGTATGTGTGTTTTACAAAATGGCCCCCACAGTGATTAAAGACCAGAGACTTATATCTCTGCATTTGTCAAGCTGGAACAGTCTTCAGTGAACACAGCTTACCTCTTTTAAAACTGCTGGTTTCTACTGAAGGAAACATGGATGACATTTAGTGTTCTGTGACTGGTCTGGCACCCTACTTTTGTTGACAAAGATGGGAAGGGGTCTAAAAGTCATGTCACTTATAAAGAACTTGGGAGGAACTTTTTTCAAAAGATCCAAAGATTTTGGAAGGagagattagagcagaactaagACCACTTAGAAGATAGGTAGATTTCAGCTCAat encodes the following:
- the COQ6 gene encoding ubiquinone biosynthesis monooxygenase COQ6, mitochondrial isoform X3 — encoded protein: MAARLVSRCGAVRAAPHSGPLASCRRWSGASTDTVYDVVVSGGGLVGAAMACALGKPLSRLLVAGNRAAEHDESRESPSTTCPKTISQDMIFTFMTRKSCCSKQVQRKYWRNCQKLTATGSAPFPLALQRFSVVWDACSEALIMFDKDNLDDMGYIVENDVIMHALTKQLEAVSDRVTVLYRSKAIRYTWPCPFPMADSSPWVHITLGDGSTFQTKLLIGADGHNSGVRQAVGIQNVSWNYDQSAVVATLHLSEATENNVAWQRFLPSGPIALLPVRGPSGQSAYMHAAFPLHFLSAFFWFQGNLPRLFLSDTLSSLVWSTSHEHAAELVTMDEEKFVDAVNSAFWSDADHTDFIDTAGAMLQYAVSLLKPTKVSARQLPPSVARVDAKSRVLFPLGLGHAAEYVRPRVALIGDAAHRVHPLAGQGVNMGFGDISSLAHHLSTAAFNGKDLGTDYGLCKQMSTPLLKKDYVDEKEHPAQDPSYIFSRSYLI
- the COQ6 gene encoding ubiquinone biosynthesis monooxygenase COQ6, mitochondrial isoform X5; this encodes MAARLVSRCGAVRAAPHSGPLASCRRWSGASTDTVYDVVVSGGGLVGAAMACALGYDIHFHDKKILLLEAGPKKVLEKLSETYSNRVSSISPGSATLLSSFGAWDHICNMRYRAFRRMQVWDACSEALIMFDKDNLDDMGYIVENDVIMHALTKQLEAVSDRVTVLYRSKAIRYTWPCPFPMADSSPWVHITLGDGSTFQTKLLIGADGHNSGVRQAVGIQNVSWNYDQSAVVATLHLSEATENNVAWQRFLPSGPIALLPLSDTLSSLVWSTSHEHAAELVTMDEEKFVDAVNSAFWSDADHTDFIDTAGAMLQYAVSLLKPTKVSARQLPPSVARVDAKSRVLFPLGLGHAAEYVRPRVALIGDAAHRVHPLAGQGVNMGFGDISSLAHHLSTAAFNGKDLGSMSHLTGYETERQRHNTALLAATDLLKRLYSTSASPLVLLRTWGLQATNAVSPLKEQIMAFASK
- the COQ6 gene encoding ubiquinone biosynthesis monooxygenase COQ6, mitochondrial isoform X7; amino-acid sequence: MTWWCRVEAWWALPWPVPWDMIFTFMTRKSCCSKQVQRKYWRNCQKLTATGSAPFPLALQRFSVVWDACSEALIMFDKDNLDDMGYIVENDVIMHALTKQLEAVSDRVTVLYRSKAIRYTWPCPFPMADSSPWVHITLGDGSTFQTKLLIGADGHNSGVRQAVGIQNVSWNYDQSAVVATLHLSEATENNVAWQRFLPSGPIALLPVRGPSGQSAYMHAAFPLHFLSAFFWFQGNLPRLFLSDTLSSLVWSTSHEHAAELVTMDEEKFVDAVNSAFWSDADHTDFIDTAGAMLQYAVSLLKPTKVSARQLPPSVARVDAKSRVLFPLGLGHAAEYVRPRVALIGDAAHRVHPLAGQGVNMGFGDISSLAHHLSTAAFNGKDLGSMSHLTGYETERQRHNTALLAATDLLKRLYSTSASPLVLLRTWGLQATNAVSPLKEQIMAFASK
- the COQ6 gene encoding ubiquinone biosynthesis monooxygenase COQ6, mitochondrial isoform X1; translated protein: MAARLVSRCGAVRAAPHSGPLASCRRWSGASTDTVYDVVVSGGGLVGAAMACALGKPLSRLLVAGNRAAEHDESRESPSTTCPKTISQDMIFTFMTRKSCCSKQVQRKYWRNCQKLTATGSAPFPLALQRFSVVWDACSEALIMFDKDNLDDMGYIVENDVIMHALTKQLEAVSDRVTVLYRSKAIRYTWPCPFPMADSSPWVHITLGDGSTFQTKLLIGADGHNSGVRQAVGIQNVSWNYDQSAVVATLHLSEATENNVAWQRFLPSGPIALLPVRGPSGQSAYMHAAFPLHFLSAFFWFQGNLPRLFLSDTLSSLVWSTSHEHAAELVTMDEEKFVDAVNSAFWSDADHTDFIDTAGAMLQYAVSLLKPTKVSARQLPPSVARVDAKSRVLFPLGLGHAAEYVRPRVALIGDAAHRVHPLAGQGVNMGFGDISSLAHHLSTAAFNGKDLGSMSHLTGYETERQRHNTALLAATDLLKRLYSTSASPLVLLRTWGLQATNAVSPLKEQIMAFASK
- the COQ6 gene encoding ubiquinone biosynthesis monooxygenase COQ6, mitochondrial isoform X9, which codes for MIFTFMTRKSCCSKQVQRKYWRNCQKLTATGSAPFPLALQRFSVVWDACSEALIMFDKDNLDDMGYIVENDVIMHALTKQLEAVSDRVTVLYRSKAIRYTWPCPFPMADSSPWVHITLGDGSTFQTKLLIGADGHNSGVRQAVGIQNVSWNYDQSAVVATLHLSEATENNVAWQRFLPSGPIALLPVRGPSGQSAYMHAAFPLHFLSAFFWFQGNLPRLFLSDTLSSLVWSTSHEHAAELVTMDEEKFVDAVNSAFWSDADHTDFIDTAGAMLQYAVSLLKPTKVSARQLPPSVARVDAKSRVLFPLGLGHAAEYVRPRVALIGDAAHRVHPLAGQGVNMGFGDISSLAHHLSTAAFNGKDLGSMSHLTGYETERQRHNTALLAATDLLKRLYSTSASPLVLLRTWGLQATNAVSPLKEQIMAFASK